One segment of Rubripirellula amarantea DNA contains the following:
- a CDS encoding proteasome accessory factor PafA2 family protein, which produces MSDDSRLPPDDQTATDHPGEGKAAGEPNAGDQNAGDQNAGSQKDGVSDTSAPGSDPTGNDRDTVRSGSRKAKAFRLDRPLVSRLIGLETEYATLVNDPQNLDREDLPPARLVFEQICEAVQRDQPTVGGLFDSEQLFLASGGAISFESHPSMHSAPGGLVEIATPEVRNPTELLSCQRSIDELASEATFDSETSFDLRILKNSSDALGHVYGCQENYEAEVATGWLLVVYRGFIALLWCMQVISLMVAMPIMLVLISLVGISRLLKSRKDKLAQETEFHDFDDDPLPLDNRDVLASLPTWVSGLLIHSLRLVHLPTVLVLGFVAKHIAFRKQRHYLAPMLISRVALCGAGNLDPDGCYHLSPKAMAIDSVSHMGGFRGERPIFVFGHWLAQFCAKSFLSLTSTRSMFAKRQRLQIGLSDSNMSDLAEYVKVASVSLVLDMIECGYVEGLPIIRQPVESLHRISSDWNLVSRVPTSRGEMTALDIQKVYLNLAKRFVDDAPANMLGDAKLVLYRWQELFDAANAFRQNANDIDMAIGRVDWLTKRNLIDSLGEEAHWTDRKKVDLRYHELSEEGYYSMLMESRPDLRLVTAEQIDRRRRSPPAGSPAARRGWLIREFAGSDEPMQSEWAYAVIGRGRKRRRVDFAKES; this is translated from the coding sequence ATGTCTGACGATTCGCGCTTGCCTCCCGACGATCAGACCGCCACGGATCATCCCGGCGAAGGTAAAGCCGCTGGTGAGCCCAATGCTGGTGACCAGAACGCTGGCGATCAGAACGCTGGTAGTCAGAAGGATGGGGTTAGCGACACCAGCGCCCCGGGGAGTGACCCAACCGGCAATGATCGCGACACCGTTCGATCGGGTAGCCGTAAAGCCAAAGCGTTCCGGCTCGATCGTCCGCTGGTGTCTCGCCTGATTGGGCTCGAAACCGAGTACGCGACTCTGGTTAACGACCCACAGAACCTCGATCGCGAAGATCTTCCGCCAGCCCGCTTGGTCTTTGAACAAATCTGTGAAGCGGTCCAGCGCGATCAACCCACCGTTGGCGGACTGTTCGATAGCGAACAATTGTTTTTGGCCAGTGGAGGCGCGATCTCGTTCGAATCGCATCCTTCCATGCACTCAGCGCCAGGTGGTTTGGTTGAAATCGCCACACCCGAGGTTCGCAATCCAACTGAACTGCTTTCCTGCCAGCGATCAATCGACGAACTTGCTTCGGAAGCTACGTTTGATTCAGAGACCAGTTTTGATTTGCGGATTCTGAAAAACAGCAGTGATGCTTTGGGGCACGTTTACGGCTGCCAGGAAAACTACGAAGCCGAAGTGGCCACAGGTTGGTTGCTAGTCGTGTACCGAGGCTTCATTGCTCTGCTCTGGTGCATGCAAGTGATCAGCTTGATGGTGGCAATGCCAATCATGTTGGTTCTTATCTCGCTGGTCGGCATCTCTCGGTTACTTAAATCGCGCAAAGACAAACTCGCCCAGGAAACAGAATTCCACGATTTTGACGACGACCCGTTACCACTAGACAATCGAGATGTCCTGGCGAGTTTGCCGACTTGGGTTTCGGGGCTGTTGATCCATTCGCTTCGCCTCGTTCATTTACCGACGGTGCTGGTGCTGGGGTTTGTCGCCAAACACATTGCATTTCGCAAACAACGGCATTATTTAGCTCCGATGTTGATTTCACGCGTCGCACTATGCGGGGCAGGCAACCTTGATCCCGACGGTTGTTATCATCTCAGCCCGAAAGCGATGGCGATTGATTCGGTTTCTCATATGGGCGGCTTTCGCGGCGAGCGACCGATCTTTGTGTTCGGACATTGGTTGGCTCAGTTTTGCGCGAAATCCTTTCTCTCGCTGACATCGACGCGCAGCATGTTTGCCAAACGGCAACGACTGCAAATCGGATTATCGGATTCCAACATGTCCGATTTGGCCGAGTACGTGAAAGTGGCTTCGGTGTCACTCGTGCTCGATATGATCGAATGTGGCTACGTGGAAGGCCTGCCGATCATTCGCCAACCGGTCGAATCGCTGCACCGGATCTCGTCGGACTGGAACTTGGTTTCTCGGGTCCCTACCAGCCGTGGCGAGATGACGGCATTGGACATCCAAAAGGTGTATCTCAATTTGGCCAAGCGGTTTGTTGACGATGCGCCGGCAAACATGCTCGGTGACGCCAAGCTAGTGCTATATCGCTGGCAAGAATTGTTTGATGCAGCAAACGCGTTTCGACAAAACGCCAACGACATCGACATGGCGATCGGCCGAGTAGATTGGTTAACCAAACGAAATCTGATCGACTCGCTCGGTGAAGAGGCTCATTGGACCGATCGAAAGAAAGTTGACCTGAGGTATCACGAGCTCTCTGAAGAGGGCTACTACTCGATGCTGATGGAATCGCGGCCCGACTTACGCCTCGTCACTGCCGAGCAAATTGACCGCCGTCGGCGATCGCCACCGGCCGGATCCCCCGCCGCCCGTCGTGGATGGCTCATTCGTGAGTTCGCCGGCAGCGATGAACCGATGCAAAGCGAATGGGCGTACGCCGTGATTGGACGGGGACGCAAGCGGCGCCGTGTCGATTTCGCCAAAGAAAGCTGA
- the alaS gene encoding alanine--tRNA ligase, translating to MKTDELREKYLAFFESKGCTRCPSDVLVPAWDHSVLFTPAGMNQFKDHFLGKVKLDFTSATTCQKCLRTGDIDNVGRTAFHHTFFEMLGNFSFGDYFKEEAIHWAWEFLTDKKWLGIPGDRLSVTVYKDDDEAHSIWHEKIKLPESRINRMDEDENFWPASAPSEGPDGVCGPCSEIYYHLEDGSDVEIWNLVFTQFNRTGNPPDNLLPLPSKNIDTGMGLERTASVLQGVPTNFHIDSLFPIVEAAADVCGVKYVYDSDNGRRLRRITDHARASAFTIHENVYPGAKDARYVIRRLIRRAVLDGYQMKLREPFLYKLVEAVANASKAAYPELSQTTTRVAEAIEAEEKAFFDTIDGGMKRIEKLFTHMKSESQAMVPGDDAADLQKTYGVPPELVQTLAAEQNFTFDWEGYRKSMDQHSIDSGAGQVALFQTGPLETLKESLRETPFIGYEHTSAKAIVKGIITGDDDKDDDGQLLSHLDRPSDNPMRIVLDHSPFYGESGGQVGDCGVIENDDFTFEVRDTQRHASLIVHHGRLVRGAIHEGDQCEAKVDVENRTALARAHSATHILHHALHHHVGRHAEQQGSKVEADRLRFDFTNPKAIPDDILAKIETDVLAKVSDAEPIRWDTVSLAEAREAGAMMLFGEKYPDPCRMVSMGTFSRELCGGTHLTNTSQVQAFEVVVEESVSTGTRRIEALTGARAEEHRAQTRELLSLVASKLGCQPGQALDALVALTDDVKTLKKELSSGKAGKHSDTFQFKGGKSTTDTNDYQAVRTAVRAITRRLNVSIGDVGDRIDALLADREKLVGELKTASEGDKVSIDDLIASGETVDGTLVVVTEVSGGNPNLMRGWIDQIRKKSNGDSAVLLASVADGKVVLVGGLSHSLVERGLKAGEWVGAAAKAVGGGGGGRPDMAQAGGKDPAKLPAALEEAMASMKAKLTA from the coding sequence ATGAAAACTGACGAACTTCGCGAAAAGTACCTTGCCTTCTTTGAATCAAAGGGCTGCACCCGGTGCCCCAGCGACGTCCTGGTACCCGCCTGGGACCACTCTGTTCTCTTCACGCCGGCTGGCATGAATCAGTTCAAGGATCACTTTCTGGGCAAAGTGAAGCTCGACTTTACCTCGGCGACGACCTGCCAAAAATGTCTCCGCACCGGCGACATCGACAATGTTGGACGGACAGCGTTCCACCACACGTTCTTCGAAATGTTGGGCAACTTCAGCTTTGGCGACTACTTCAAGGAAGAAGCGATCCACTGGGCTTGGGAGTTCCTGACTGACAAAAAATGGCTAGGCATCCCTGGGGACCGCCTGAGTGTGACCGTCTACAAGGATGACGATGAGGCGCATTCGATTTGGCACGAAAAGATCAAGCTGCCCGAATCTCGCATCAACCGCATGGACGAGGACGAGAACTTTTGGCCCGCGTCGGCACCTAGCGAAGGCCCCGACGGTGTCTGTGGTCCGTGCAGTGAAATTTATTACCACCTGGAAGATGGCAGTGATGTCGAGATTTGGAATCTCGTGTTCACTCAGTTCAATCGAACCGGGAACCCGCCGGACAATTTGTTGCCGTTGCCAAGCAAGAATATCGACACCGGCATGGGGCTTGAACGCACCGCGAGCGTCTTGCAAGGTGTTCCCACGAACTTTCACATCGATAGCTTGTTCCCGATCGTCGAAGCGGCCGCGGATGTTTGTGGGGTGAAGTACGTTTACGACAGTGACAATGGTCGGCGACTACGCCGGATCACCGATCATGCTCGCGCGAGTGCCTTTACGATTCACGAGAATGTGTACCCGGGTGCCAAGGATGCTCGTTATGTGATTCGACGATTGATTCGTCGTGCGGTCTTGGACGGATATCAAATGAAGCTTCGCGAGCCATTCCTTTACAAGCTTGTGGAAGCGGTCGCTAATGCTTCAAAGGCTGCCTACCCAGAGCTTTCGCAAACTACGACTCGAGTTGCCGAGGCGATTGAGGCCGAAGAAAAGGCGTTCTTCGATACGATCGATGGCGGCATGAAGCGAATCGAAAAACTGTTCACTCATATGAAGAGCGAATCGCAGGCGATGGTGCCCGGTGACGACGCAGCGGACCTGCAAAAAACCTATGGCGTGCCACCTGAATTAGTCCAAACGCTTGCGGCCGAGCAAAACTTTACGTTTGACTGGGAAGGCTATCGCAAATCGATGGACCAGCACAGCATCGACAGCGGTGCCGGTCAAGTTGCGTTATTCCAAACCGGTCCCCTCGAAACGTTGAAGGAATCTCTTCGCGAAACGCCTTTCATCGGCTATGAACACACGTCCGCCAAAGCCATCGTCAAGGGCATCATCACGGGCGATGATGACAAGGATGACGACGGGCAATTGCTTTCCCATCTTGATCGCCCCAGTGATAACCCGATGCGAATCGTGCTCGATCACTCTCCCTTTTACGGTGAATCGGGTGGCCAAGTTGGCGATTGTGGCGTGATTGAAAACGATGACTTTACCTTCGAAGTTCGCGACACCCAACGACATGCCTCGTTGATCGTTCATCACGGCAGGCTCGTCCGCGGTGCGATCCACGAGGGTGATCAATGCGAAGCCAAGGTTGACGTCGAAAATCGAACGGCGTTAGCCCGTGCTCACTCGGCCACGCACATTCTGCATCATGCACTGCACCATCACGTTGGTCGTCATGCTGAACAACAGGGGTCCAAGGTCGAAGCTGACCGGCTGCGTTTCGACTTTACGAATCCAAAGGCCATTCCAGACGATATTTTGGCCAAAATTGAAACCGACGTTCTTGCCAAGGTGTCAGACGCCGAGCCGATTCGATGGGACACCGTGTCACTTGCCGAGGCTCGCGAAGCCGGCGCGATGATGTTGTTCGGCGAAAAATACCCGGACCCATGTCGAATGGTATCGATGGGTACTTTTAGTCGCGAGCTTTGTGGTGGCACGCACTTGACCAACACCTCGCAAGTCCAGGCGTTCGAAGTCGTCGTTGAAGAATCGGTTTCCACTGGAACACGCCGGATCGAAGCCCTCACGGGTGCCCGAGCCGAAGAACACCGTGCTCAGACTCGCGAACTATTGTCGCTGGTTGCTTCCAAACTTGGTTGTCAGCCCGGCCAAGCACTTGATGCACTCGTTGCATTGACGGACGACGTGAAAACGTTGAAGAAGGAACTGTCATCCGGAAAGGCTGGCAAGCATTCCGATACGTTCCAATTCAAGGGCGGCAAATCAACGACTGACACCAACGACTATCAAGCCGTTCGCACTGCCGTGCGAGCGATCACCCGCCGATTGAATGTTTCCATTGGCGACGTGGGCGATCGCATTGATGCCTTGTTGGCTGATCGCGAAAAGCTAGTCGGTGAATTGAAAACCGCCAGCGAAGGTGACAAGGTTTCGATTGATGATTTGATCGCAAGTGGTGAAACGGTCGACGGTACTTTGGTGGTCGTGACTGAAGTCTCTGGTGGCAATCCCAACCTGATGCGTGGATGGATTGATCAAATTCGCAAGAAGTCCAACGGTGATTCAGCGGTGCTTCTGGCATCTGTCGCCGATGGCAAGGTAGTGCTTGTTGGTGGTTTAAGCCACTCGCTGGTCGAACGAGGCTTGAAGGCGGGGGAATGGGTTGGTGCTGCAGCGAAAGCGGTTGGCGGCGGTGGCGGAGGTCGTCCCGACATGGCTCAAGCCGGCGGCAAAGATCCGGCGAAACTTCCAGCGGCCCTCGAAGAAGCGATGGCGTCGATGAAGGCGAAGTTGACCGCGTAA
- the argJ gene encoding bifunctional glutamate N-acetyltransferase/amino-acid acetyltransferase ArgJ, whose translation MTANTNAPETSDLADDVLPQGFRFAGVKAGIKASGKPDVSLIVTDRPAVAAGVYTTNQIVAAPVVLCRSRTPTSSFRGVVINSGNANACTGDQGDQDAARMTQIVADHVGCRADDVLVMSTGVIGHQLPMEKVAAGTVDAYGKLAAGAEAFSAAATAIMTTDAFRKVQWGNVTIGKNTYKIAAMAKGAGMISPNMATMLSVVITDAPLDENTCQFALKMAADESFNRVSVDGHTSTNDTLLLISSGEGESLSGDDLSTFQQTLNDVCIRLAKLLVADGEGCTHVLAIEVSGAASDTDATLIAKTIAASPLVKCAITGGDPNWGRIVSAAGYAGPTINPKQTSLKICGTLIYENGTPLPFDAKALSQAMKASSEVLIELAVGKTGASAKYWASDLTNDYVNFNSEYTT comes from the coding sequence ATGACCGCAAATACCAATGCTCCTGAAACTTCCGACCTCGCTGACGACGTTCTGCCGCAGGGCTTTCGCTTTGCAGGCGTCAAAGCAGGAATCAAAGCAAGCGGCAAACCCGACGTTTCACTGATCGTTACGGACCGACCTGCCGTTGCTGCGGGCGTCTACACCACCAATCAAATTGTCGCCGCGCCGGTCGTCCTATGCCGCAGCCGAACACCCACCAGCAGTTTTCGCGGCGTGGTTATCAATAGCGGCAATGCCAACGCGTGCACCGGCGATCAAGGGGATCAGGATGCCGCGCGAATGACACAAATCGTCGCCGATCATGTCGGATGTCGCGCCGACGACGTGCTTGTGATGAGTACCGGGGTAATTGGCCACCAACTTCCGATGGAAAAAGTCGCCGCCGGGACGGTCGATGCGTACGGAAAACTTGCCGCGGGAGCCGAAGCATTCAGTGCCGCCGCGACCGCGATCATGACCACCGACGCTTTCCGAAAAGTCCAATGGGGTAACGTTACGATCGGCAAGAACACCTACAAGATCGCCGCGATGGCCAAAGGCGCAGGAATGATTTCGCCTAACATGGCGACAATGCTTAGCGTCGTGATCACCGACGCACCGTTGGACGAAAACACTTGTCAGTTTGCGTTGAAGATGGCAGCCGACGAGAGCTTTAATCGCGTCAGCGTTGACGGACACACGAGCACCAATGACACGCTATTGCTGATCTCTAGCGGAGAGGGCGAATCACTTTCCGGCGACGACCTTTCAACCTTCCAGCAAACGTTAAATGATGTCTGCATCCGCTTAGCCAAACTGCTGGTTGCCGATGGCGAAGGCTGTACTCACGTGCTAGCGATCGAAGTTTCTGGCGCCGCCAGCGACACCGACGCGACTCTGATCGCAAAAACGATTGCAGCGAGCCCCTTGGTCAAGTGTGCGATCACCGGCGGCGACCCGAACTGGGGACGCATCGTTTCCGCTGCGGGGTACGCGGGCCCAACGATCAATCCCAAACAAACATCGCTAAAGATCTGTGGCACGTTGATCTACGAGAACGGAACCCCGTTGCCGTTCGATGCCAAAGCTCTTAGTCAGGCAATGAAGGCTTCATCGGAAGTCCTGATCGAATTAGCCGTCGGCAAAACGGGTGCATCGGCGAAATACTGGGCGAGCGATCTAACGAACGACTACGTAAACTTCAACTCCGAGTACACAACGTAG
- a CDS encoding ABC transporter ATP-binding protein, translating into MNRLPESETLPPRPTESVSTDASASIVVTTGLTKRYGDFEALSKCSVQVTRGEIFGLLGPNGAGKTTLIRLLLGYLQPTEGEISVDGFDPRVDGVSLRERVAYLPGDARLPRHMRGRSVLKFFSEMHPHGSLERSLAVAETLELNIATRVAFMSTGMRQKLALAVVFGVHTPLLILDEPTANLDPTVRAAVLDLAMEARDQGRTVMFSSHVLSEIEETCDRVVFLRKGHLAHQLTMDDLFQRHRITADWPANPLQVPEALAGLVKLSVRERRGGKTLCIDTQGDLAPLLSWVDSLSLNHVRIEPLGLRAVYDSVHLGTKFDATTTSGTSEVAI; encoded by the coding sequence TTGAATCGTCTGCCAGAATCCGAAACTCTGCCCCCACGTCCTACGGAATCGGTATCGACAGATGCGTCTGCATCGATCGTGGTCACGACCGGTTTGACGAAGCGATACGGTGATTTCGAAGCATTATCGAAATGCAGCGTTCAGGTCACTCGTGGCGAAATATTCGGGTTGCTGGGGCCTAATGGTGCCGGCAAGACCACGCTGATTCGGTTGTTGTTGGGGTATCTACAGCCAACCGAAGGCGAGATTTCAGTCGATGGATTTGATCCTCGAGTGGACGGGGTATCGCTGCGAGAGCGTGTGGCTTACTTGCCTGGTGACGCTCGCTTGCCCCGGCATATGCGAGGACGCAGCGTTTTGAAGTTCTTTTCCGAAATGCATCCTCACGGCAGCCTCGAGCGGAGCTTGGCGGTCGCCGAAACGTTGGAACTCAACATTGCTACTCGTGTCGCTTTCATGTCGACCGGGATGCGCCAGAAGCTTGCGCTTGCAGTTGTCTTTGGCGTTCATACTCCCTTGTTGATATTGGACGAGCCAACGGCAAACTTGGATCCCACCGTTCGTGCTGCCGTGCTAGATTTGGCGATGGAGGCGCGGGACCAAGGGCGGACGGTGATGTTTTCGTCGCACGTGCTAAGCGAAATCGAAGAAACTTGCGACCGAGTAGTGTTTCTTCGCAAAGGGCACCTCGCTCACCAATTAACGATGGATGACTTGTTTCAACGCCATCGAATTACAGCGGATTGGCCGGCAAACCCGCTGCAAGTTCCTGAGGCATTGGCCGGGCTTGTCAAACTTTCGGTTCGCGAACGTCGGGGCGGCAAGACGCTTTGCATCGACACCCAAGGCGATTTAGCTCCGCTGCTTTCATGGGTCGATTCGCTATCGCTAAACCACGTTCGTATTGAACCGTTGGGATTGCGAGCGGTCTATGACAGCGTGCACCTGGGAACGAAGTTCGATGCGACGACAACATCCGGCACCAGTGAGGTGGCGATTTGA
- a CDS encoding ABC transporter permease subunit has product MINRILIRKYIGQSLLLFLSCGVALFAFAWVRVWVVSFLDMGQFQTILEQFREFEKFAPIKFDALFTYGGRVGMTYDEPIVILCTVIWCISRGSDVVSGELGRGTMEMILSQPITRRTLLLSHATVSIAGLAMLCLLVWAGIWVGVNATSVEESLPAPTFRVPIVNIDIPLTVNEPQTQTVLLAERVDVRTYAASTFHLFSFGFFLLGLATMLSSLDRYRWRTVGLVVGFYVLQAVMFGLGKAAPALEWLLSLTFFSCYKPQKVTLLASDEGLAAPWSLTEPLSECVSPPLVYPLILIGLGLAFYIAAAQIFTKRDLPAPL; this is encoded by the coding sequence TTGATCAATCGAATCTTGATTCGTAAGTACATCGGCCAATCTCTGCTGCTGTTTCTGTCCTGCGGTGTGGCGCTGTTTGCGTTCGCGTGGGTCCGAGTTTGGGTGGTGAGCTTCCTGGATATGGGGCAATTCCAAACGATCCTCGAACAGTTTCGCGAATTCGAAAAGTTCGCGCCGATCAAATTTGATGCTTTGTTTACCTACGGCGGCCGAGTGGGCATGACGTACGACGAACCCATCGTGATTTTATGCACCGTGATCTGGTGCATTTCCCGAGGCAGCGATGTCGTTAGTGGTGAATTAGGACGCGGCACGATGGAAATGATTCTGTCACAACCCATCACCCGGCGGACGTTGTTGCTTTCTCACGCCACGGTTTCCATTGCTGGACTGGCAATGCTATGCCTGTTGGTCTGGGCGGGCATTTGGGTGGGGGTCAACGCGACAAGCGTCGAAGAGTCTTTGCCGGCACCTACCTTCCGGGTGCCGATCGTCAACATTGATATTCCGCTGACCGTGAATGAGCCGCAGACTCAAACTGTCTTGCTGGCCGAACGAGTGGACGTTCGCACCTACGCTGCGTCGACGTTCCATCTGTTTTCGTTTGGGTTCTTCTTGCTGGGTTTGGCGACAATGTTATCGTCGCTTGATCGCTATCGTTGGCGAACGGTCGGCCTTGTCGTTGGGTTTTATGTACTGCAGGCCGTGATGTTTGGGTTGGGCAAAGCCGCACCCGCACTAGAATGGCTTTTGTCGCTCACCTTTTTCAGTTGTTACAAACCACAAAAGGTGACATTGCTTGCGTCGGATGAGGGCTTGGCGGCACCTTGGAGCTTGACCGAGCCGTTGTCGGAATGTGTGTCACCACCCTTGGTTTATCCGTTGATCCTGATCGGACTGGGGTTGGCGTTTTACATTGCTGCGGCTCAGATTTTCACCAAACGGGACCTGCCAGCACCACTGTAA
- the lepB gene encoding signal peptidase I translates to MAKTNNTADPLDSESKTLTPAQTRAESFRIAAGRETIEAFVVAFILALLFRAFLAEAFVIPTGSMAPTLMGAHKDIFCDRCGYNFRVGASRERADGNSVVVVGGICANCRHVNSMDLASNSDHATFNGDRILVNKFSYVLGDPERWDVIVFKFPGNPKQNYIKRLVGLPNETLTILHGDVYARETGTDDRPEILRKPPSTLLAMSHLVYDTDYQSEMLINADYPSRWQSWTENATEPPTDSWKVNQSVDGVLATVTASDEPKWLRYFHHFPDDEQWADAAAGVSLADANPYQTRAITDFYTYDSYIQAPFSYVFANAGSGGAQGSGYFSGLSFNPRYQSGEGPEQFGGATTWGGMDSGDQQLGRDGMHWVGDLIAGLDIETTSDAKELVLELVEAGVRHQCRFDLTSGSASLSIIDFEGNPQRFDTAEESDKANASPTAMTSVQAGSRHHIRFSNCDDQILLWVDEKVVTFDAPTTFQAGSFRKISDDRPRITLAHPLDASPVGIAVRGGSSTIRHLQVLRDKYYISTESSRFGGIFDYDRNQLSQLTGRGMSQRQIQDVLADPTQWDSFAGWQTRREVSFELQADQFFPMGDNSPESLDARCWAGTKAQTPMPRDVNRDAWKWGDVSYVPRDLLVGRAVVVFWPHSWNSPVPFTPNFKRMKLIR, encoded by the coding sequence GTGGCGAAAACGAATAATACGGCTGATCCCTTGGATTCTGAATCAAAGACGCTCACTCCCGCCCAAACTCGCGCTGAGTCGTTCCGAATTGCCGCAGGTCGCGAAACGATCGAGGCGTTTGTGGTCGCGTTCATCTTAGCGCTTTTGTTTCGAGCATTCTTGGCAGAGGCGTTTGTCATCCCCACTGGGTCGATGGCGCCTACTTTGATGGGGGCTCACAAAGACATTTTCTGTGACCGTTGTGGATACAACTTTCGCGTCGGGGCGAGTCGTGAACGAGCCGACGGAAATTCGGTCGTTGTTGTCGGTGGGATATGTGCGAATTGCCGACACGTCAACTCCATGGACTTGGCGAGCAATTCCGATCACGCGACTTTCAACGGTGACCGCATCTTGGTCAATAAGTTCAGCTATGTGTTGGGCGATCCTGAACGCTGGGACGTGATTGTTTTCAAGTTTCCGGGAAATCCGAAACAAAACTACATCAAGCGATTGGTAGGCTTGCCCAACGAGACGTTAACGATTCTGCATGGTGATGTTTATGCTCGCGAAACAGGCACCGACGACCGTCCTGAAATTTTGCGGAAGCCGCCGAGCACGCTATTGGCAATGAGTCATCTCGTTTACGACACCGACTATCAGTCCGAGATGTTGATTAACGCGGACTACCCCAGTCGCTGGCAATCTTGGACTGAAAACGCTACGGAACCTCCGACGGATTCGTGGAAGGTCAATCAAAGCGTCGATGGTGTTCTCGCTACGGTGACCGCAAGTGACGAACCAAAGTGGCTGCGTTATTTCCATCACTTCCCCGACGATGAACAATGGGCTGATGCCGCGGCGGGCGTTTCGCTGGCCGATGCTAATCCCTACCAAACGCGGGCGATTACTGACTTCTACACTTACGATTCCTACATTCAAGCTCCGTTCTCGTATGTCTTTGCGAACGCGGGATCCGGTGGGGCTCAAGGTAGTGGCTATTTTTCGGGTCTGTCCTTCAATCCTCGTTATCAAAGCGGCGAGGGCCCCGAACAATTCGGCGGTGCGACGACATGGGGAGGCATGGATTCGGGAGACCAGCAACTCGGACGCGATGGCATGCATTGGGTTGGTGACCTGATCGCGGGATTGGACATTGAAACCACCTCGGATGCCAAAGAACTTGTGCTCGAATTGGTGGAAGCAGGGGTTCGCCATCAGTGTCGGTTTGATTTGACATCGGGATCGGCATCGCTTTCGATCATTGATTTCGAAGGCAATCCGCAGCGATTTGACACTGCAGAGGAAAGCGATAAGGCGAACGCTTCACCCACCGCAATGACGTCAGTCCAAGCGGGCTCGCGGCATCATATTCGCTTTAGCAATTGCGATGACCAGATTTTGCTTTGGGTGGATGAAAAGGTTGTAACCTTCGACGCACCGACAACTTTTCAAGCTGGATCCTTTCGTAAAATTTCCGACGATCGTCCTCGCATAACGTTAGCTCACCCACTTGATGCTTCGCCCGTTGGGATTGCCGTTCGCGGTGGTTCGTCAACCATTCGGCACCTTCAGGTGCTGCGGGACAAGTATTACATCTCGACCGAAAGTAGTCGTTTCGGCGGCATTTTTGACTACGACCGCAATCAACTCTCGCAATTGACCGGACGTGGAATGAGCCAGCGTCAGATTCAAGATGTGCTTGCTGACCCGACTCAGTGGGACAGCTTTGCGGGATGGCAAACCCGCCGCGAAGTTTCGTTTGAGCTGCAAGCAGATCAGTTTTTTCCAATGGGTGACAACAGCCCCGAAAGTCTCGATGCAAGATGTTGGGCAGGCACAAAGGCTCAAACACCGATGCCTCGCGACGTCAATCGAGACGCCTGGAAGTGGGGCGATGTTTCTTATGTACCAAGAGACTTGTTAGTCGGGCGTGCCGTGGTGGTGTTTTGGCCGCACTCTTGGAATTCGCCTGTACCATTTACTCCTAATTTCAAACGCATGAAATTGATCCGATAA
- the lptB gene encoding LPS export ABC transporter ATP-binding protein: MFPFVKTSDADDVLDDTPPYVLEAIDLQKTYGRRRVVDGVSLNVGQAEIVGLLGPNGAGKSTSFRMICGMVEPDRGRVYLDGRDVTTWPMFLRARDGQMGYLPQEPSVFKKLTVEQNISALLELLGMDRAARKERTDELLEEFNITHIRKSKAGGLSGGERRRLEIARCLVSNPKIVMLDEPFAGIDPVTVQSIQEVILQLRESGISVLITDHAAREILGTVDRCYVIYQGQVLIDGTPEEVKQHPKVQQEYLGNLDGVDVNSSTKAHGVPSPHFRGARKPTRSVTDV; the protein is encoded by the coding sequence ATGTTCCCGTTCGTTAAGACTAGCGATGCCGACGACGTGCTCGATGACACGCCGCCTTATGTGCTTGAAGCCATTGATTTGCAAAAGACTTACGGTCGTCGTCGCGTCGTCGACGGTGTTTCATTGAACGTCGGGCAGGCCGAGATTGTAGGATTGCTTGGTCCCAACGGTGCGGGCAAGTCAACCAGCTTTCGCATGATTTGCGGCATGGTCGAACCAGACCGTGGACGCGTTTATTTGGACGGGCGCGACGTCACGACTTGGCCGATGTTCTTGCGCGCTCGCGACGGACAAATGGGTTATCTGCCGCAAGAGCCAAGTGTGTTCAAGAAGCTAACGGTGGAACAAAACATCTCGGCGTTATTGGAATTGTTGGGCATGGACCGCGCCGCTCGCAAAGAACGCACTGATGAATTGCTCGAAGAGTTCAACATCACGCACATCCGCAAGAGCAAGGCAGGCGGGTTGTCGGGCGGCGAGCGGCGTCGTTTGGAAATCGCGCGTTGCTTGGTATCGAATCCCAAAATTGTGATGCTCGACGAACCGTTCGCGGGCATCGACCCCGTAACGGTGCAGTCGATTCAGGAAGTGATTTTGCAACTGCGTGAATCAGGCATCAGCGTGTTGATCACCGATCATGCGGCCCGCGAAATTCTGGGCACCGTGGATCGCTGTTACGTGATCTATCAAGGGCAAGTCTTGATTGATGGCACGCCAGAGGAAGTCAAGCAGCATCCTAAGGTGCAGCAGGAATACCTGGGCAACCTCGATGGCGTGGACGTCAATAGTTCAACCAAAGCTCACGGAGTTCCCTCGCCCCATTTTCGTGGAGCTAGAAAGCCGACCCGCAGCGTCACTGACGTTTGA